The Penicillium oxalicum strain HP7-1 chromosome IV, whole genome shotgun sequence genome contains a region encoding:
- a CDS encoding 26S proteasome regulatory subunit rpn-1 — protein MANDGEQPTSADKGKGKVDDVRELNGKKSQKDEKTPVDGKKKDEGPQEDELSEEDQQLKDELEMLVERLKEPDTSLYGPALDAIKNFIKTSTSSMTAVPKPLKFLRPHYDQLTELYEKWAAGPVKDSLADMLSVLGMTYGDEEKLETLKYRLLAKSEDLGSWGHEYIRHLALEIGQEYQNRLNAEKETQDLVDLALSLVPYFLSHNAEADAVDLLSEMEIIEEIPRFVDENTYPRVCLYMVSMVNLLTYPEDQQFLRTAHEIYVRYNKLSQAIVLAIRLNDIDLIKSDINATDDRALKKQMAFLVSRQQIWLDMPEEDEEDEALNDSLNNTSIPKHFKSLGKELNILDPKMPEDIYKTHLENSRGAGLTNLDSARHNLASAFVNSFVNAGFGNDKMMLVDGEKGPWVWKTKDDGMLSTTASLGMLLHRDVDDGLDKIDKFTYAQEDQVKAGALLAIGILNSGVRIETDPALALLSDPDNLEAKSVPMRVASIMGLGLAYAGSNKEDLLEILLPIVEDASLDMQLSAMAAVSLGLIFVGSSNHQVSEAIATTLMDEERQKQLKDKWTRFMALGLALLYFGRQEEVDVILDILKAVDHPMAKPTSVLASVCAWAGTGTVLKLQELLHICNDIIEEKEENKGDELVQSYAVLGLSLIAMGEDVGQDMILRQFGHLMHYGSSNIRRAVPLAMGLISPSNPQMKVYDTLSRYSHDNDNDVAINAIFAMGLCGAGTNNARLAQLLRQLASYYHRDQNSLFMVRIAQGLLHMGKGTMTLNPFHTDRQVLSRVSAAGLLTVLVSLIDAKQFILAEHHYLLYFLITAMYPRFLVTLDEDLQPVTVNVRVGQAVDVVGQAGRPKTITGWQTQSTPVLLSYGERAELEDEQYLPLSSTLEGLVILRKNPDWVAPE, from the exons ATGGCGAACGACGGCGAACAGCCAACCTCCGccgacaagggcaagggcaaagtTGACGATGTTCGCGAGCTGAACGGCAAGAAGTCACAAAAGGACGAGAAGACACCCGTAgatggcaagaagaaggatgagggCCCACAAGAAG ATGAGCTCAGTGAAGAGGATCAGCAGCTCAAGGATGAGCTGGAGATGCTCGTGGAGCGGTTAAAG GAGCCAGATACATCCTTGTACGGACCAGCCCTTGATGCCATCAAAAACTTCATCAAGACATCAACCTCATCTATGACCGCTGTTCCCAAGCCCCTGAAGTTCCTCCGACCGCACTATGATCAGCTCACGGAACTGTATGAGAAGTGGGCGGCGGGCCCTGTCAAG GATTCGCTAGCCGATATGCTCTCTGTTCTTGGCATGACCTacggcgacgaggagaagctggaaaCACTCAAATACCGCCTCTTGGCCAAGTCCGAGGACCTTGGCTCATGGGGACACGAATACATCCGCCACCTCGCGCTAGAAATCGGACAAGAATATCAGAACCGGTTGaatgcggagaaggagacaCAAGATTTAGTGGATCTTGCACTCTCTCTGGTGCCGTATTTCTTGAGCCACAACGCCGAGGCTGATGCGGTCGATTTGCTGAGCGAGATggagatcatcgaggagaTCCCGCGATTTGTCGACGAGAACACATACCCCCGCGTGTGTCTATACATGGTCAGCATGGTCAACCTGCTTACCTACCCGGAGGATCAGCAGTTCCTGCGGACAGCACACGAAATCTATGTTCGCTACAACAAGCTCTCCCAAGCTATTGTTCTTGCCATTCGTCTGAACGATATCGACCTGATTAAGAGTGACATCAACGCCACTGATGATAGGGCTCTGAAGAAACAGATGGCGTTCCTCGTCTCACGGCAACAGATCTGGCTTGATAtgcccgaggaggatgaggaggatgaggcccTGAATGACTCTCTCAACAACACATCTATTCCCAAGCATTTCAAGTCTCTCGGCAAGGAACTCAACATTCTCGATCCAAAAATGCCCGAGGATATTTACAAGACACATTTGGAGAACAGCCGAGGGGCCGGCCTCACCAACCTCGATTCGGCTCGGCACAACTTGGCGAGTGCGTTTGTCAATTCGTTTGTCAATGCAGGATTTGGCAACGACAAGATGATGCTCGTCGACGGAGAGAAGGGCCCCTGGGTCTGGAAAACTAAGGATGACGGTATGCTCTCGACCACTGCGTCGTTGGGTATGCTGCTGCACCGAGACGTTGATGATGGACTCGACAAGATCGACAAATTCACATACGCGCAGGAGGACCAGGTCAAGGCCGGTGCACTTCTTGCTATTGGTATTCTGAACTCTGGAGTGCGCATCGAGACCGACCCCGCTCTTGCGCTTCTGAGTGATCCAGACAACCTCGAAGCCAAGAGCGTGCCGATGCGTGTCGCATCGATCATGGGTCTTGGTCTGGCATACGCCGGTTCCAACAAGGAAGACCTTCTCGAGATTCTGCTACCTATTGTCGAGGATGCCTCTTTAGACATGCAGCTGTCTGCCATGGCGGCCGTCTCCCTCGGTCTCATTTTCGTTGGATCATCTAACCATCAGGTCAGCGAGGCCATTGCCACAACGCTTATGGACGAGGAGCGCCAAAAGCAGCTTAAGGACAAGTGGACAAGGTTCATGGCCCTTGGATTGGCTCTTCTTTACTTTGGTCGTCAGGAGGAAGTTGATGTCATCCTTGACATCCTCAAGGCCGTTGACCATCCCATGGCCAAGCCTACCTCCGTTCTCGCATCAGTGTGTGCATGGGCCGGTACCGGAACGGTATTGAAGTTGCAGGAACTTTTGCACATCTGTAACGATATtatcgaggagaaagaagagaacaAGGGCGACGAGCTTGTTCAGTCTTATGCTGTTTTGGGTCTTTCCCTGATCGCAATGGGCGAAGACGTTGGTCAAGACATGATTCTGCGACAATTTGGGCACCTTATGCACTATGGATCCAGCAACATCCGCCGTGCTGTTCCCCTTGCCATGGGTCTTATCAGTCCCAGCAACCCGCAGATGAAGGTTTACGACACTTTGTCACGATACAGTCACGATAACGACAATGACGTGGCCATCAACGCAATCTTCGCCATGGGCCTCTGTGGTGCGGGTACGAACAATGCTCGTCTGGCTCAGCTTCTTCGCCAACTTGCAAGTTACTACCACCGCGACCAGAACTCTCTATTCATGGTGCGCATTGCTCAGGGTCTCCTGCACATGGGTAAGGGTACCATGACGCTCAACCCCTTCCACACGGACCGACAGGTCCTCTCACGAGTGTCAGCTGCCGGTCTTCTGACCGTGCTCGTGTCTCTCATCGATGCCAAGCAGTTCATCTTGGCCGAACACCACTACCTCCTTTACTTCCTCATTACCGCCATGTACCCTCGCTTCCTTGTGACGCTAGATGAAGATCTGCAACCTGTCACTGTAAACGTTCGTGTGGGTCAAGCTGTCGACGTTGTGGGTCAGGCTGGTCGTCCCAAGACGATTACCGGTTGGCAGACGCAGAGTACGCCAGTTCTTCTCTCGTATGGCGAGCGAGCCGAGCTGGAGGACGAGCAGTACCTTCCTCTCAGCAGCACCCTTGAAGGATTGGTTATTCTCCGCAAA AATCCGGATTGGGTCGCGCCCGAATAA
- a CDS encoding Serine/threonine-protein kinase rio2, with amino-acid sequence MKLDAKALRYLTSEDFRVLQGVEAGSRNHEVVPTPLIAQLSGLRGGSGVHRSISNLAKTNLIAKVKNAKYDGYRLTYGGLDYLALNAHQKQKVVYSVGNQIGVGKESDIVVVAHSSGAQRILKIHRLGRISFRTVKTNRDYLRHRNTGSWMYMSRLAAMKEFAFMKALKENGFRVPEPIAQNRHTIVMELIDAFPLRQISKVAHPEALYSELMDTILELARFGLIHGDFNEFNILIKEISDPSGKGKASADADPEDSDENIRLEPVIIDFPQMVSIDHMNAEMYFDRDVNCIKRYFQRKFHFVSDVPGPFFADAKKNFLRNPGKRLDVEVEASGFSRKMARELESYMKEVGADGDAGAARDDLDDDDDDEEEDEEEDEEEEEEEDAGDEDTQQEQQGGPSSAEVDESAQRLADLNVSGSSRQ; translated from the exons ATGAAACTCGACGCGAAAGCTCTCCGTTATCTGACCTCTGAAGATTTCAGAGTGCTCCAAGGG GTTGAAGCCGGAAGTCGAAATCATGAAGTTGTTCCCACTCCTCTCATCGCTCAACTTTCCGGCCTTCGTGGTGGCAGCGGCGTGCACCGCTCGATCTCCAACCTCGCCAAGACGAACCTGAtcgccaaggtcaagaatgCAAAGT ATGACGGTTATCGACTGACCTACGGTGGCCTCGATTATCTGGCGCTCAATGCGCATCAGAAGCAAAAGGTGGTTTACTCGGTCGGAAATCAGATTGGTGTGGGTAAGGAGTCAGATATTGTCGTGGTCGCCCACAGCAGCGGTGCTCAGCGCATCCTCAAGATCCACCGTCTCGGTCGTATCTCTTTTCGTACCGTCAAGACGAACCGCGACTACCTTCGCCATCGAAACACAGGTTCCTGGATGTACATGTCTCGCCTGGCCGCAATGAAAGAGTTCGCCTTTATGAAAGCCCTGAAGGAGAATGGATTCCGGGTCCCAGAGCCCATCGCCCAGAACAGACATACGATCGTGATGGAGCTGATTGACGCATTCCCACTCCGCCAGATCTCCAAGGTGGCTCATCCAGAAGCGCTGTACTCGGAATTGATGGACACGATTCTGGAGCTGGCTCGATTTGGGTTGATCCACGGTGATTTCAATGAATTCAATatcttgatcaaggagatttCAGACCCCAGCGGCAAAGGAAAGGCTTCCGCTGATGCAGACCCCGAAGATTCTGACGAAAATATCCGGCTGGAACCGGTGATTATTGATTTTCCTCAGATGGTCTCCATTGATCACATGAATGCGGAAATGTACTTTGATCGAGATGTCAACTGTATCAAGCGATACTTCCAAAGGAAATTCCATTTTGTCAGCGATGTGCCGGGTCCATTCTTTGCCGATGCGAAGAAGAACTTCCTCAGGAATCCTGGCAAGCGACTGGATGTGGAGGTTGAAGCATCTGGATTCTCAAGGAAGATGGCTCGTGAACTGGAAAGTTACATGAAGGAAGTCGGAGCAGACGGGGATGCTGGTGCTGCTCGGGATGATcttgacgacgatgatgacgacgaggaagaggatgaagaagaggatgaagaagaggaggaggaggaggatgccGGAGACGAGGACACACAGCAAGAGCAACAAGGCGGGCCAAGCAGTGCAGAAGTCGACGAAAGTGCGCAACGTTTGGCGGATTTGAATGTATCTGGGTCATCAAGGCAATGA